In Archaeoglobus profundus DSM 5631, the sequence TCCAGCGGGACTATTACATCTGAGCCTATTTCGGATTGAAACTTGAGTATCTCCCCGTTGCTAACCTCAACATCCCCGTACATCATAAGCTGATAGCTACCGCTGTCCGTCATCACCGGTAAATCAACACCCAACAGCTTGTGAACACCTTTTCCAATTGCTTCCTCTCTTCTTGTTCTGTAAAGAATGTATGCATTCGTTATAACCATCTGAGCGCCGAACTTCTTCAAATCTTTAGGAGGAATTAACTCTATATTCGGGTTAACTACTGGAAGTATAGTTGGGGTTTCAACAGTTCCGTGAGGTGTTTTGAACTTTCCAATTCTACCCATTACATCCTTGGCAACGATTTCGAAATTCATATCATCATGGGAGTTAAATGCATTTTAAATCTCTGTCGATTAATCTATTCTTATCATCAGCCAACCGTTCTTGACTTTCGGGAACCTTATAAGGACGAATGTTCCCTTAACCTTCTTCCCATTAAGTCTGAATTTTATCTTGTCTTCACTCCTTTCGAGAAGCTCGTACTCACCCTTATCGTATATTCTGACTATTCCTTTCCCGTAGCCGAATGGTATCTCACCTTCAAAATCCATGTAATCTACGGTGTGATCGAACGTCTGTATCGCCAGCCTTCTTTCACCTCTCTCGGGTATTCCTTTCTTAAGAACCCAACTCTTAGCTACCCCATCAAGCTCCAATCGGAAGTCGTAGTGATGTCCAGCCCTTTCAGCAAAATGTTCTTGAATGACGAACCTTGGCATAAAAAAATTAAAAATTAAAGCTGATCAAACGTGATGACTCTAACGTTTGTAGGCAGTTTGACAACGTTTCCCAATCTTACACCGACCAAGCAGGGAATCTCCTTCTTCGAAGCTATGTCTATCAGTCTCTGCGTTATGACCCCATCGAAAACTATCGCTTCAGCCTTCAAATTTCCGTTTTTTAACGTCTTTACCAAGTCTCTTACCGGAATCTCCTTCACAACTTCACTGTTTTTATCGAGTATTCTTGCGATAAGCTTCCCCTCTATCTCCCTAACATGCCTCTTTATAGCCGTGATTAGATCAACTTTCTCCTGCTTTTCCTCTTCTCTTCTTTCTTCTCTCTCCCTGTTCTTGAGTGAGTGTAGCTGTTCAACTGGAACCTTATTCCTCAAAGCTTTAATTATCTCTTTAAGGGTTAGATTTTCAACCTCCTTTCCTTCTGGTGCCCTTGCAACATAGTCTATGTCTGCGACCTGCAATAGCTCTTTGAGTATCAAATCTCCACCCCTATCTCCATCCAGAAAAGCTGTTACAGTCTTCTTTTTCGAGAGCTCGACTATAGTTTTCGGTATGTTCGTTCCCTCTACAGCGATAACGTTCTTGATCCCGTGTCTTAAAAGATTTAAGACGTCAGCTCTACCCTCGACAACTATTATGGCATCGCTCTCATCAATCGCTGGTCCTGCAGGTAACTTTTCGGGTCCGTACTCTATTATCTCCTCAGTTCTGACAGCCTGCCTTACCAATTCTACAATCTTTTCCGATTCGATCTCTGGTTCTTCGAATAGCTCTCTCAGTATCTCCTTAGCCCTCTCAACTATCTTTTTTCTCTTGCTTGCTCTAACATCCTCTATCTTTGTGACCTTTATCCTTGCCGAGCAAGGACCAACTCTTTCAATCGTTTCGAGCGCTGCAGCTAATATTGCCGTTTCTATTTTGTCCAAGCTTGAAGGAACCTTTATTTCACCGTAGCTCTTTCCTCCTCTGCTCTCTATCTTTACCTCTATCCTTCCTATCCTTCCTGTCTTTTGAAGTTCTCTCAAATCGAGATCGTCACCCAACAACCCTTCCGTCTGACCGAATATTGCTCCGACTACATCTGGCTTTTCAACAACACCATCCGCAACGATCTCTGCATGTATAAGATACTTCGTCGTATCGCTCGGCGCCTTCATTTTACCACCGTCCTCCCTTTTATTCTTTTCCTTACTATCGCCCTCTTCTGGAGAGCCTACAATTCTTGGTAAAACAAGTATTTAAACCTACCTTTCAAGTAGAACAACTCTGCTAACAACAGATTCATTCTTAATTTGATAGCCGGTAAGCTTCGAAATTTCTTCAGCAAACGTCTTCACATCACTGTGTTCTGGCATAGCCTCTCTGGGTAGTCTCAACCTCGAATAGCCCAGATACATGTAAGCTTTGACCTCTATAAAGTCGGGCTGAGCCAAGTTAACAAGAGGAGCGAACTTTTCGGGGAAGTCGTTGTATCCCTTTATCACGGTAATTCTTAAAACCGTTCTGCAATCCTTATTCGCTAAAATCTTTAAGGATTTCAAAATGTTCTCCCAGAAGTTTTTGATAGGTCTGTTTAGCTTTATGTGACTCTCGGAGTCCCAAGCTGTTAAGCTTACGTAGAGCTGGGTGGGTTCAATTTTTTCAATCATTTCCGGATTTGTTCCGTTCGAAACTACAAATACGCTACCCCACTTCTTGTAAATGTCTACGAGTTCTGGTAAGTATGGATACAGGGTAGGTTCTCCTATAAGACTTACGGCAAACTGATTGGGATTTTGAGCCTCTTCAAGCTTTCTTCTATTTACATCTGGATTTCCCCAGAAACCGCTAAGCTGTTTCCTGTGGGCTTTTATACTCTCTTCAGCAATGAACTCTGGTGAATCCCAACCTTCCACATCTCTGAGTAATTCGAGGGGTCTCCAGCAGTGAACACAGTGCTGATTGCAGATTAAGGCTGGAGTCATCTGAAGACAGCGATGAGATTGAATACCGTAAAACTTCTGCTTGTAGCAAACACCCTCATCTTTTAACGACTTCTTGAGCCAGAAGCATGGCTTTACTGCGGAATGCCTTCCAACTATCGCGTATCCCTTCAAATCTTTTAGCAACTTCTTCGGGATCATATCACTGTAAGTAATGACTTTGTGAATATTACAGTTGTGAATCAGAAGCCCTGCGAAGCGGTAACAATTTTCGTAGGGATTGATAGTTAGTGAATTTTGGTGCCATGCTTTTCCAACCATAAGATCATAGCTTCCTCGACTGCTTCGCTTAATGCACCTTTTTTATTACCCTTAACCTCCACAACTTTCATTCTGAAGAGTTTACCGATTTCCTCTCTTACGGTGACATTGAATCTCATCTCACTCATAAACACTACTGCACGATAAAGTTTATAAGCTTTTACATCCAACTGCTATTGTGGAAGTGATAAAAAGTTACAGTGTTCCAATGACTGCACCGAAAGATTTGGTGGAGGGATACTTCAAGCTGAGAAAAGTTGCATTAGAAGAAATATTCAAGCACGTTATGTATTCTAAGGCTGGAAAAGCACACTTAAAGTTTGATAAAGGCAAGAGAAAAGCATTGAGAGATAAACTGCTAAGGAACTGGAGATTTGCCAAGCACTACGTAGATTCAGCGATTAATTCTGTTGTGGGATTGGTGAAGGGATGGATTCAGTTGTATAATAG encodes:
- the twy1 gene encoding 4-demethylwyosine synthase TYW1, which encodes MIPKKLLKDLKGYAIVGRHSAVKPCFWLKKSLKDEGVCYKQKFYGIQSHRCLQMTPALICNQHCVHCWRPLELLRDVEGWDSPEFIAEESIKAHRKQLSGFWGNPDVNRRKLEEAQNPNQFAVSLIGEPTLYPYLPELVDIYKKWGSVFVVSNGTNPEMIEKIEPTQLYVSLTAWDSESHIKLNRPIKNFWENILKSLKILANKDCRTVLRITVIKGYNDFPEKFAPLVNLAQPDFIEVKAYMYLGYSRLRLPREAMPEHSDVKTFAEEISKLTGYQIKNESVVSRVVLLER
- the dnaG gene encoding DNA primase DnaG → MKAPSDTTKYLIHAEIVADGVVEKPDVVGAIFGQTEGLLGDDLDLRELQKTGRIGRIEVKIESRGGKSYGEIKVPSSLDKIETAILAAALETIERVGPCSARIKVTKIEDVRASKRKKIVERAKEILRELFEEPEIESEKIVELVRQAVRTEEIIEYGPEKLPAGPAIDESDAIIVVEGRADVLNLLRHGIKNVIAVEGTNIPKTIVELSKKKTVTAFLDGDRGGDLILKELLQVADIDYVARAPEGKEVENLTLKEIIKALRNKVPVEQLHSLKNREREERREEEKQEKVDLITAIKRHVREIEGKLIARILDKNSEVVKEIPVRDLVKTLKNGNLKAEAIVFDGVITQRLIDIASKKEIPCLVGVRLGNVVKLPTNVRVITFDQL
- a CDS encoding DNA polymerase ligase N-terminal domain-containing protein, whose product is MPRFVIQEHFAERAGHHYDFRLELDGVAKSWVLKKGIPERGERRLAIQTFDHTVDYMDFEGEIPFGYGKGIVRIYDKGEYELLERSEDKIKFRLNGKKVKGTFVLIRFPKVKNGWLMIRID